Proteins encoded together in one Chitinivorax tropicus window:
- the dnaE gene encoding DNA polymerase III subunit alpha, giving the protein MNAPDFVHLRLHTEFSIQDGIVRIDDAVGRAKAEQMPALGISDLANMFGMLKFYKACRGKGIKPVIGCDVWIENDIDRDKPFRAMLICRDRAGYGRVAELLTQAYRTNQYRERAEIKRAWLESGDNRGVIVLSGAAWGDVGQALINGNLNQATEYANWWARLFPDAYYLELQRNGQSLYEQVLQGCLQLASELDLPVVATHPIQFMSREEFKAHEARVCIASGYVLADKRRPRDFTEDQYFKSRTEMLALFADVPEALANTVEIAKRCNVTIQLGKYFLPDFPTPDGMTLDDYLEYRAGEGLKERMLHLFPDADEREAKRPEYEARLKFETDTIIKMGFPGYFLIVADFINWGKNNGCPVGPGRGSGAGSLVAYSLGITDLDPLRYALLFERFLNPERVSMPDFDVDFCQDNRWRVIEYVRQKYGIDAVSQIITYGTMSSKAVIRDVGRVLDLPFGLCDRLSKLVPLEANKPVALAKAIEMEPQINEIKAVEEGVDELFELAQTLEDLTRGVGMHAGGVLIAPGRLTDFCPLYQAYGDEASPVSQFDKDDVEQIGLVKFDFLGLRTLTILELAVGYIKQLDGRSVDLAALPLDDQQAYQIFKDGNTTAVFQFESSGMKDMLKKAKPDLFEDIIAFVALYRPGPMDLIPDFIARKQGTKFEYLHPLLEPVLSATYGIMVYQEQVMQAAQVCGGYSLGGADLLRRAMGKKKVEEMVQQRATFVAGAAQKDISEEKANEIFDYMEKFAGYGFNKSHAAAYALVAYHTAWLKAHYCAAFMAATMSTELSNTDQLAVFREDLKLNRIELLSPDINKSVYRFVPESMQSIRYALGAIKGTGEAAIEHIVAEREANGPYKSLFDFCNRTDKRMVNRRVIEALIRGGAFDTVDDHRGRLLANVQLAIDQAEQKNANANQGGLFDMFEEAAPSVEMIDCPRWDLIKLLTEEKLAIGFYLSGHPFEGYAPEVRTFAKTKIKDLRPSKDPKDLQTLAGIVLEVRIKQTQRGRMAFVKLDDGSEPVDISVFSELFDASRNKIKEDALLVVKANVRHDEYSGGVRIIADSLFELAEARSQFAKRLALRMNGQADAGRLKQILSPYQAGACPVSIKYSNQEAECELVLGDAWRITLHDDLLNELKAWLGEQHVAVRYS; this is encoded by the coding sequence ATGAATGCTCCTGACTTTGTCCATCTCCGCCTCCACACTGAGTTCTCCATCCAAGACGGTATCGTCCGTATCGACGACGCCGTAGGCCGCGCCAAGGCCGAGCAGATGCCTGCGCTGGGGATCTCCGATCTCGCCAATATGTTCGGCATGCTCAAGTTCTATAAGGCTTGCCGTGGTAAAGGCATCAAACCTGTCATTGGTTGCGATGTCTGGATCGAAAACGATATCGACCGTGACAAGCCTTTCCGCGCCATGCTGATCTGCCGTGATCGGGCGGGTTATGGGCGGGTTGCTGAATTGCTGACCCAAGCCTACCGCACCAATCAGTACCGCGAGCGGGCCGAGATCAAGCGGGCCTGGCTGGAAAGCGGTGACAACCGGGGCGTGATCGTGCTCTCCGGGGCGGCCTGGGGGGATGTGGGGCAGGCGCTGATCAATGGCAACCTCAATCAAGCCACTGAGTACGCCAACTGGTGGGCCAGACTGTTCCCTGATGCCTACTATCTGGAGCTGCAACGCAACGGCCAGTCCCTTTATGAACAAGTCCTGCAGGGCTGCCTGCAACTGGCGTCAGAGCTGGATCTGCCCGTGGTGGCCACGCACCCGATCCAGTTCATGAGCCGTGAGGAATTCAAGGCGCACGAGGCGCGGGTCTGCATTGCCAGTGGCTATGTCTTGGCCGACAAGCGCCGCCCGCGTGATTTCACCGAGGATCAGTATTTCAAATCGCGCACAGAGATGCTGGCGCTGTTTGCTGACGTGCCGGAGGCCTTAGCCAATACGGTCGAGATCGCCAAGCGGTGTAATGTCACCATCCAGCTTGGAAAATACTTCCTGCCGGATTTCCCCACGCCAGATGGCATGACGCTCGATGACTATCTGGAATACCGCGCGGGAGAGGGGCTGAAGGAACGGATGTTGCATCTGTTCCCCGATGCCGATGAACGCGAGGCCAAACGCCCTGAATACGAAGCGCGGCTGAAGTTTGAAACCGACACCATCATCAAGATGGGCTTTCCAGGTTACTTCCTGATCGTGGCGGACTTCATCAACTGGGGTAAGAACAACGGATGCCCGGTTGGCCCAGGCCGGGGGTCGGGGGCGGGCTCCCTGGTGGCGTACAGCCTGGGGATCACGGATCTCGATCCATTGCGTTATGCCTTGCTGTTCGAGCGTTTCCTGAACCCCGAGCGGGTGTCGATGCCCGACTTCGACGTGGATTTTTGCCAGGACAACCGCTGGCGGGTGATTGAATATGTACGGCAGAAGTATGGCATCGATGCCGTCTCGCAGATCATTACCTATGGCACCATGTCATCGAAAGCCGTGATTCGGGATGTCGGGCGGGTGCTGGATCTCCCCTTCGGTCTGTGCGATCGCTTATCCAAGCTGGTGCCCTTGGAGGCCAACAAGCCAGTCGCGCTGGCCAAGGCCATCGAGATGGAGCCGCAGATCAACGAGATCAAGGCGGTGGAGGAGGGCGTTGATGAGTTGTTCGAGCTGGCGCAGACCCTGGAGGATCTGACACGCGGCGTCGGTATGCACGCCGGCGGCGTATTGATCGCGCCAGGCCGCCTGACGGATTTCTGCCCGCTGTACCAAGCCTATGGTGATGAGGCCAGCCCGGTCAGCCAATTCGACAAAGATGACGTCGAGCAGATCGGTTTGGTGAAGTTCGACTTCCTCGGCCTGCGTACACTGACCATTCTGGAGCTGGCAGTTGGTTATATCAAACAACTGGATGGACGGTCGGTCGATCTTGCCGCCTTGCCACTGGATGATCAGCAGGCCTATCAGATCTTCAAGGACGGCAATACCACTGCGGTATTCCAGTTCGAGTCCTCAGGCATGAAAGACATGCTGAAGAAGGCGAAGCCCGATCTGTTCGAGGACATCATCGCCTTTGTGGCCTTGTACCGCCCAGGGCCGATGGATCTGATCCCTGACTTCATCGCGCGTAAGCAGGGCACCAAGTTCGAATACCTGCACCCCTTGCTGGAGCCAGTCCTGTCGGCCACCTACGGCATCATGGTCTATCAGGAGCAGGTGATGCAGGCCGCGCAGGTATGCGGGGGCTATAGCCTGGGCGGCGCGGATCTGCTGCGCCGGGCCATGGGCAAGAAAAAGGTCGAGGAGATGGTGCAGCAGCGTGCGACTTTTGTTGCGGGAGCTGCGCAAAAAGACATTTCTGAGGAAAAAGCCAACGAAATCTTCGATTACATGGAGAAATTCGCGGGCTATGGTTTCAACAAGTCGCACGCGGCTGCCTACGCGCTGGTGGCCTACCACACGGCGTGGCTGAAGGCGCACTACTGTGCCGCCTTCATGGCGGCAACCATGTCCACTGAATTGTCGAATACCGACCAGCTGGCAGTGTTCCGTGAGGATCTCAAGCTCAACCGGATCGAGTTGTTGTCACCGGATATCAACAAATCCGTCTATCGCTTTGTGCCCGAATCGATGCAGTCCATCCGCTATGCATTGGGTGCGATCAAAGGCACGGGTGAAGCGGCCATTGAGCATATCGTGGCTGAGCGTGAGGCAAATGGCCCATACAAGAGCCTGTTCGACTTCTGCAACCGTACTGACAAACGGATGGTGAATCGGCGGGTGATCGAGGCGCTGATCCGAGGCGGTGCCTTTGATACGGTCGATGATCACCGTGGCCGCTTGCTGGCGAACGTGCAGCTGGCCATCGATCAGGCGGAGCAGAAAAACGCCAATGCCAATCAGGGCGGGCTGTTTGACATGTTCGAAGAGGCCGCGCCCAGCGTGGAGATGATCGATTGCCCACGTTGGGATTTGATCAAATTGCTGACAGAAGAGAAGCTGGCCATCGGTTTCTATCTGTCTGGGCACCCATTCGAAGGCTACGCGCCCGAGGTGCGGACATTCGCCAAGACCAAGATCAAGGATCTGCGGCCTTCCAAAGACCCGAAGGATTTGCAGACGCTGGCGGGGATCGTGCTGGAGGTTCGCATCAAACAGACGCAACGTGGCCGCATGGCTTTTGTGAAGCTGGATGATGGGTCGGAGCCGGTCGATATCTCAGTGTTCTCCGAGCTGTTTGATGCCAGCCGCAACAAAATCAAAGAGGATGCATTGCTGGTGGTCAAGGCCAATGTGCGCCACGATGAATACAGTGGCGGAGTGCGGATCATCGCTGATAGCTTGTTTGAGCTGGCCGAAGCGCGCAGCCAGTTTGCCAAACGACTGGCCTTGCGGATGAACGGACAGGCCGACGCGGGGCGTCTCAAGCAGATCCTGAGCCCTTACCAGGCAGGTGCCTGCCCGGTCAGCATCAAATACAGCAATCAGGAGGCCGAGTGCGAGCTGGTGCTGGGCGATGCGTGGCGCATTACCCTGCATGATGATCTCCTGAATGAACTGAAAGCCTGGCTGGGTGAGCAACATGTCGCCGTCCGCTACAGCTGA
- a CDS encoding HD domain-containing protein, which produces MSPSATAEDPWAARWQALWLRLGCQPDLAEYQTLRQAYAEPARHYHTFTHIAACLSWLDRAYADQALPVDDGLELAIWYHDGVYDPYRADNEAASAAWWRQTAARHGLAGPLVERVSAWILATQHADQTQPDAPWLLDIDLSILGAVPAVYQQFEQHVRAEYRWVPAFVFRCKRAALLQQFLDRPRLYQTDYFHDRLEAAARHNLQHAITALCG; this is translated from the coding sequence ATGTCGCCGTCCGCTACAGCTGAAGACCCGTGGGCGGCACGTTGGCAAGCGCTCTGGCTGCGCCTGGGCTGCCAGCCGGATCTGGCTGAATACCAAACATTGCGGCAAGCCTATGCCGAGCCGGCACGGCATTACCACACATTCACCCACATCGCCGCGTGCTTGAGCTGGCTGGATCGGGCCTATGCAGATCAGGCTTTGCCAGTGGATGACGGCCTGGAGCTGGCGATCTGGTACCACGATGGGGTGTACGACCCCTACCGCGCCGACAATGAAGCGGCCAGTGCGGCATGGTGGCGCCAGACTGCCGCCCGACATGGGCTGGCTGGGCCATTGGTCGAGCGCGTATCGGCTTGGATTCTGGCCACTCAGCACGCAGACCAGACACAACCTGATGCGCCTTGGCTGTTGGATATCGACCTCTCCATACTGGGGGCCGTGCCAGCGGTCTATCAGCAATTCGAGCAGCATGTTCGGGCTGAATATCGCTGGGTGCCGGCCTTTGTGTTCCGCTGCAAACGGGCGGCGCTACTGCAGCAGTTTTTGGATCGGCCCCGGTTGTACCAGACCGATTACTTTCATGACAGGTTGGAAGCCGCCGCTCGTCACAATCTGCAGCATGCCATCACGGCGCTGTGCGGATGA
- a CDS encoding acyltransferase family protein: MTQSSVLAAGKAPMVASLEAARGFAALYVTIAHLLQILGFKSGQGSMPLLVEMVGGYAHQAVLFFFLLSGFSIHYASLHRPLDTWQGVKAYLLLRVRRLYPIWLVVYALAVILIWIGVQRDIPRYQVWWAGISQWDWWANLLFLGDRGYVCGRLANALPSTAVWSLGYEVIYYLLYPVFWWSTRRFGIHRTLWAVGVTSGVAFWLNEQHCHHLWNVLELYIGWCLGAWIAHRQRVGLTFKLSGEAAFLVGMALLLVALAVGYTRFAALAELSWLGLFFILMAWHWADPTYRTPAGPRKAHLAMIMVLMAILVLALEQWRHFATSSSLFTGRVIVFTLGSLILLVWSGRPSAGTAMAQLTRWLLPLGGVSYAQYLLHLPLIQAGHAYGGPWGAIVALPITWLLAYWLEKQWQPQVNSRLPIHWPASAAR; this comes from the coding sequence ATGACCCAGTCATCGGTGCTGGCAGCAGGTAAAGCCCCCATGGTTGCCTCGCTGGAGGCGGCTCGTGGCTTTGCTGCGCTCTATGTCACCATCGCACACCTGCTACAGATTCTGGGGTTCAAGTCTGGCCAGGGTAGCATGCCCCTGCTGGTTGAAATGGTGGGTGGCTATGCACACCAGGCGGTGCTGTTTTTCTTCCTGCTGTCTGGCTTCAGCATCCATTACGCCAGCCTGCACCGGCCATTGGACACCTGGCAGGGTGTCAAGGCCTACCTTCTGTTGCGTGTCCGTCGTCTCTATCCTATCTGGTTGGTTGTCTATGCGCTGGCAGTAATCTTGATCTGGATTGGCGTGCAGCGGGATATTCCACGCTACCAGGTCTGGTGGGCCGGTATCAGCCAGTGGGACTGGTGGGCCAATCTGCTGTTCCTGGGTGATCGTGGCTATGTATGTGGTCGCCTCGCCAATGCACTGCCCAGTACGGCTGTGTGGTCGTTGGGGTATGAGGTGATCTATTACCTGCTCTACCCCGTGTTCTGGTGGTCAACTCGCCGGTTTGGCATTCATCGCACCTTATGGGCTGTGGGTGTGACCAGTGGTGTGGCGTTCTGGTTGAACGAGCAACACTGCCATCATCTGTGGAATGTGCTGGAGCTTTATATCGGCTGGTGCCTGGGGGCATGGATCGCCCATCGCCAACGCGTGGGCTTGACATTCAAGCTGTCGGGTGAGGCCGCCTTTCTGGTTGGAATGGCGTTGCTACTGGTGGCACTGGCGGTTGGCTATACCCGGTTCGCGGCATTGGCCGAGCTGTCGTGGTTGGGTCTGTTTTTCATATTGATGGCTTGGCACTGGGCAGATCCCACATATCGCACGCCCGCAGGGCCTCGAAAGGCGCACCTTGCCATGATCATGGTACTGATGGCGATACTGGTGCTCGCATTGGAGCAATGGCGGCACTTCGCGACCTCGTCTAGCCTGTTTACAGGCCGGGTGATCGTATTCACCTTGGGCAGCCTCATTCTGCTGGTGTGGAGTGGTCGGCCCTCAGCTGGTACTGCCATGGCACAGCTGACCCGCTGGCTATTGCCTCTTGGGGGCGTGTCCTATGCACAGTATCTGCTGCACCTACCCTTGATACAGGCGGGTCACGCCTATGGTGGTCCATGGGGGGCCATTGTGGCCCTCCCGATCACCTGGTTGCTGGCGTATTGGCTGGAAAAGCAATGGCAGCCGCAGGTCAATAGCCGATTGCCGATCCACTGGCCAGCCTCAGCTGCCCGGTAG
- a CDS encoding LEA type 2 family protein: MQKPQPPQLSIAGISLVGGNLFEQQFILKLRVQNPNDFDLQLSGLHYKLELGGQEFVTGQSNQSVTVKRLGSDVLEVEAYIKLFELIKQAKAMAVNGKVPYRLTGEALVGESGWRLPFDRKGEYDLAPLERLKGFQMLPGS, encoded by the coding sequence TTGCAAAAACCACAACCCCCTCAGCTCAGCATCGCTGGTATCAGTCTGGTCGGGGGCAATCTGTTCGAACAGCAATTCATCTTGAAGTTACGTGTTCAAAACCCCAATGATTTCGATCTCCAACTGAGTGGCCTTCACTATAAGCTGGAGCTTGGCGGACAGGAGTTTGTGACGGGGCAGAGCAATCAGTCGGTCACGGTCAAACGGTTGGGGTCTGATGTATTGGAGGTTGAGGCCTATATCAAGTTGTTTGAGCTGATCAAACAGGCCAAGGCGATGGCGGTGAATGGCAAGGTGCCCTATCGATTGACTGGGGAGGCGCTGGTGGGGGAAAGTGGCTGGCGCTTACCATTTGACCGGAAAGGCGAATACGATCTGGCCCCGTTGGAACGGCTGAAAGGGTTTCAGATGCTACCGGGCAGCTGA
- a CDS encoding DUF1631 domain-containing protein: MNNTAPKNIVSLSEYDKARKVGSETISLLNECRDMAAELLSKSLSKMLDRIEESLFELAEKALNHDVRNVYLEARGKALAHRDAIESEFRRNFLQGFNKRLVAPDAASKKLDFSSLELSLVDTDDFEATLAVSDIAKRLKNNCNDELMALDYRVSELMHKTDLADDDNPLGPKAICEAFKDACNQLESNVNVKLIILKQFDQLVSDDIQGVYKNLNTHLVNRNVIPVITPDMLRRRASGSPMPRPAPRQQERLDDKVETVGDQPPQAQATEQELFTTLQQLLTRNDAGMAAMLGGLSQNAFAPTSNGGFPELNNSVLDVLSSMQQGNFGAVALNGAGLDLAQAGSGNILRDVKQAVLGQGATQIDGMTIDIVAMLFDYIFDDRQIPDKMKALIGRLQIPVLKVAMLDKKFFSKKSHPARQLLDTLALAALGWNEAEGEGDRLYCKIDDIIHRILSEFEENFDVFESARLDLEAFLAEEERLAQERAESSAKVIYEREWLQMAKSTVEEEVQRRIATGDMPEVIGQFLSLQWGNLLLSVYVKDGVESDNWRNALQTMDDLIWSVQPKRSPEERMRLVSLLPPMLKKLEAALEINQTPKESREKFFAALVQCHASAIKSGMPGKAPEPMPVIAAEPIFTHPPLLVNVTSPVAEAKELVPVEQLGAPPVGASSFELDLIASANARQLNDDVAAIQERAPVVTSVQAADPYDAMAANLKRGAWIEFRHDDSAMRAKLAWVSPMKNMYLFTNRQGLNAMSISLEGLAAKLRSGSAVIVEESALVDRAVSSMLDALKSGAAA, translated from the coding sequence ATGAACAACACAGCGCCAAAAAACATTGTCTCGTTAAGCGAGTACGACAAGGCTCGTAAAGTGGGCTCAGAAACCATTTCATTGTTGAATGAATGCCGGGATATGGCAGCGGAACTGCTCAGCAAGTCCCTGTCCAAAATGCTCGACCGCATCGAAGAATCGCTGTTTGAGCTGGCCGAGAAGGCGCTCAATCACGACGTGCGCAATGTCTATCTTGAGGCGCGTGGCAAAGCATTGGCGCACCGAGATGCCATCGAGAGCGAATTCCGCCGCAATTTCCTGCAAGGTTTCAATAAACGGCTGGTTGCGCCAGATGCCGCATCGAAGAAGCTCGACTTTTCTTCGCTGGAGCTGAGCCTCGTCGATACCGATGATTTCGAGGCAACCCTGGCTGTCTCTGACATTGCGAAACGCCTCAAGAATAACTGCAACGATGAGCTGATGGCACTGGATTACCGTGTCTCCGAGCTCATGCACAAGACCGATCTGGCGGATGATGACAATCCGCTTGGCCCCAAGGCGATCTGCGAAGCCTTCAAGGATGCATGTAACCAACTGGAATCCAACGTCAACGTCAAGCTGATCATTCTGAAGCAGTTTGATCAGCTGGTTTCTGACGACATTCAAGGGGTGTATAAAAACCTCAACACCCATCTGGTCAACCGCAACGTCATTCCTGTCATTACGCCGGACATGCTGCGCCGCCGTGCATCTGGTAGCCCGATGCCGCGCCCGGCGCCTCGCCAACAGGAGCGGCTCGACGACAAAGTCGAAACCGTTGGCGACCAGCCCCCGCAGGCCCAGGCAACAGAGCAGGAATTGTTCACAACCTTGCAACAATTGTTGACACGCAATGATGCCGGGATGGCCGCCATGCTGGGTGGGCTGTCTCAAAATGCATTCGCACCGACAAGCAATGGTGGGTTCCCTGAACTGAACAATAGCGTGCTCGATGTCCTGAGCAGCATGCAGCAGGGCAATTTCGGCGCTGTTGCCTTGAATGGCGCAGGATTGGATCTGGCACAAGCCGGCAGTGGCAATATCCTGCGTGACGTCAAGCAGGCGGTGCTGGGGCAGGGGGCAACGCAAATCGATGGCATGACCATCGATATTGTGGCCATGCTGTTTGATTATATTTTCGACGACCGTCAGATCCCGGACAAAATGAAAGCGTTGATCGGGCGCTTACAGATTCCGGTGCTCAAGGTTGCGATGCTGGACAAGAAGTTCTTCTCCAAAAAGTCCCACCCCGCACGACAACTGCTGGACACATTGGCACTTGCCGCCCTGGGTTGGAATGAAGCGGAAGGCGAGGGCGACCGGCTGTATTGCAAAATAGATGACATCATTCATCGGATTCTGTCTGAATTCGAAGAGAATTTCGATGTCTTCGAGTCCGCCCGTCTGGATTTGGAAGCGTTTCTGGCGGAAGAGGAGCGCCTGGCACAAGAGCGGGCCGAGAGTTCCGCAAAAGTCATCTATGAGCGCGAATGGCTGCAGATGGCCAAGTCCACGGTCGAGGAAGAGGTGCAGCGCCGTATTGCGACTGGTGACATGCCAGAGGTGATCGGCCAGTTTCTGTCTTTGCAGTGGGGCAATCTATTGTTGTCGGTCTACGTCAAGGATGGTGTGGAGAGCGACAACTGGCGTAACGCGCTGCAAACCATGGATGATCTGATCTGGAGCGTGCAGCCCAAGCGCTCTCCAGAAGAGCGGATGCGTCTGGTCAGCCTGTTGCCACCGATGCTGAAAAAGCTGGAGGCAGCGCTCGAAATCAATCAGACACCCAAGGAGTCCCGCGAGAAGTTCTTTGCAGCGTTGGTGCAATGCCATGCCAGTGCCATCAAGTCAGGCATGCCAGGCAAGGCGCCTGAGCCCATGCCGGTGATCGCAGCCGAGCCGATCTTCACCCACCCACCTTTGCTGGTGAATGTCACCAGCCCGGTTGCAGAGGCGAAGGAGCTGGTTCCAGTGGAGCAACTGGGTGCGCCGCCTGTTGGTGCCAGCAGTTTCGAATTGGATCTGATTGCGTCTGCCAATGCCCGCCAATTGAATGATGATGTGGCGGCGATTCAAGAGCGTGCGCCTGTGGTCACGTCGGTGCAGGCTGCTGATCCATACGATGCCATGGCAGCCAATCTGAAGCGGGGTGCCTGGATTGAGTTCCGCCATGATGATAGTGCCATGCGTGCCAAGTTGGCATGGGTCAGCCCCATGAAAAACATGTATCTGTTTACCAATCGACAAGGTCTGAATGCCATGTCTATTTCACTGGAAGGGCTGGCAGCCAAGTTGCGCTCTGGCAGTGCGGTGATCGTGGAAGAATCGGCCCTGGTTGATCGTGCGGTCAGCAGCATGCTGGATGCGCTCAAGAGCGGCGCTGCTGCATGA
- a CDS encoding IclR family transcriptional regulator has protein sequence MQNITDFEDTAHNDHEIDDRQFVTALARGLDVLRCFTVGDRALSNGDIARRTQLPKSTVSRLTYTLTKLGYLQQLPDLAGYRVGPAVLALGYAATGSMQVREIARPLMQDLADYSNALVSLAARDRLDMIYLENCRSRASVTLRLDTGMRMPIATTSIGRAFLAGLPQAEREFMMQHLERRAGHRWAEQLIGIRAAMEDYARRGFCLSLGEWKRDVNSVAVPLIIPELSDVVVFSCGGPAFSIKPRQLTEDLGPRLVYLVQHVAALLTEHNQS, from the coding sequence ATGCAGAACATCACTGATTTTGAAGATACCGCTCACAATGACCATGAGATTGATGATCGTCAATTCGTGACGGCGCTGGCTCGCGGCCTGGATGTGCTCCGTTGCTTTACCGTCGGGGATCGAGCCTTGTCGAACGGCGACATTGCCCGCCGCACGCAATTGCCCAAATCGACGGTTTCCCGCTTGACCTACACCCTGACCAAATTAGGCTATCTACAGCAATTACCCGATCTGGCCGGTTACCGGGTCGGACCAGCCGTGCTGGCACTGGGCTACGCAGCCACCGGTAGCATGCAGGTACGCGAAATTGCCCGCCCTTTGATGCAGGATCTGGCCGATTACTCGAATGCCCTGGTATCGCTGGCTGCCCGTGACCGTCTGGACATGATCTATCTGGAAAACTGCCGCAGCCGGGCCTCTGTCACCTTGCGGCTGGACACCGGCATGCGCATGCCGATTGCCACGACTTCCATCGGGCGGGCCTTCCTGGCTGGGCTACCTCAGGCAGAGCGTGAATTCATGATGCAACACCTGGAGCGACGGGCTGGGCACCGCTGGGCAGAACAACTGATTGGCATCCGCGCCGCCATGGAGGACTACGCCCGACGTGGCTTCTGTCTGTCGCTTGGAGAGTGGAAACGAGATGTCAATTCAGTGGCAGTGCCATTGATCATCCCCGAGCTGTCCGATGTCGTGGTATTCAGCTGTGGTGGCCCAGCCTTTTCCATCAAGCCCCGCCAGCTGACCGAAGACCTGGGCCCACGTCTGGTGTACCTGGTGCAACACGTGGCCGCCTTGCTGACCGAGCACAACCAATCATGA
- a CDS encoding acyl-CoA dehydrogenase, with the protein MATKPSFTWDDALLLNDQLTEEERMVRDAAHAYCQEKLLPRVREANRHERFDREIMTEMGELGMLGATIQGFGCAGVNHVSYGLIAREVERVDSGYRSAMSVQSSLVMYPIDAYGSTAQKEKYLPKLAKGEWVGCFGLTEPDHGSDPGGMQTRARKVAGGWQLTGSKMWITNSPIADVFVVWAKDDEGEIRGFILEKGMAGLSAPKIEGKFSLRASITGEIVMDQVFVADEQLLPGVKGLKGPFGCLNKARYGIAWGAMGAAEFCWHAARQYTLDRQQFGRPLAANQLIQLKLANMQTDITLGLQGALRVGRLLDEGRGAPEMISLIKRNNCGKALDIARISRDMHGGNGISDEYGVIRHVMNLEAVNTYEGTHDVHALILGRAQTGIQAFF; encoded by the coding sequence ATGGCGACCAAACCGAGCTTCACCTGGGATGATGCACTGCTGTTGAATGATCAACTGACCGAAGAGGAGCGCATGGTGCGGGATGCCGCGCATGCCTATTGCCAGGAAAAGCTGCTGCCACGGGTTCGAGAGGCCAATCGCCATGAGCGATTCGATCGGGAGATCATGACCGAGATGGGGGAGCTGGGCATGCTGGGTGCAACCATCCAAGGTTTTGGTTGTGCGGGGGTTAACCATGTCTCATATGGCTTGATCGCGCGTGAGGTGGAGCGAGTGGACAGTGGCTATCGCTCAGCCATGAGTGTGCAGTCCTCGCTGGTGATGTACCCGATCGATGCCTACGGCTCGACGGCGCAAAAGGAAAAATACCTGCCGAAACTGGCGAAAGGGGAATGGGTCGGGTGCTTTGGCCTGACCGAGCCGGATCACGGCTCAGACCCCGGTGGTATGCAGACGCGCGCCCGCAAGGTGGCGGGGGGCTGGCAATTGACTGGCAGCAAGATGTGGATCACCAACTCTCCGATTGCCGATGTGTTCGTCGTATGGGCAAAGGATGATGAGGGTGAGATCCGGGGATTCATCCTTGAGAAGGGCATGGCCGGGCTGTCTGCACCTAAGATCGAAGGTAAATTCAGCCTGCGTGCATCGATCACGGGCGAGATTGTCATGGACCAGGTATTCGTGGCTGATGAGCAATTGTTGCCAGGTGTCAAAGGCCTGAAGGGCCCATTTGGCTGCCTGAACAAGGCGCGCTACGGGATTGCCTGGGGGGCGATGGGGGCGGCAGAGTTCTGCTGGCATGCGGCCCGCCAATACACACTGGATCGTCAACAGTTTGGCCGCCCGTTGGCCGCCAATCAGCTGATCCAGCTGAAGCTGGCCAATATGCAGACTGATATCACTCTGGGGCTGCAAGGCGCATTGCGCGTTGGTCGGCTACTGGATGAAGGGCGCGGTGCGCCTGAAATGATTTCGCTGATCAAGCGCAATAACTGTGGCAAAGCACTGGACATTGCTCGCATCAGTCGTGACATGCATGGTGGGAACGGCATTTCAGACGAATATGGCGTGATCCGACATGTGATGAACCTGGAGGCCGTCAACACCTATGAAGGCACCCACGACGTGCATGCGCTGATTTTGGGGCGGGCGCAGACAGGCATCCAGGCGTTTTTCTGA